The genomic stretch GTGGAGGCCCATCTCCGCGCAACGCTTGGCGTTCGCGACTGCTGCACCGGCCACCGTGAAGTCGACCGCGATCTCGGCCCGCGCATCCGCCAGCGCATCCAGGTCGGCCACGATCGTCGGCCCACCTGGGATCGCCGGCGTGCCGGCCGCCGCTGGGTCAACTGCAGCTACGAGCTCCATGTCGGAGGCATTGCTCACGGCAGCGCAGACGGTCGACCCCATCCGGCCGCCCGCGCCGATCACCCCGACTCGCACGCCGGCAGAGACTAGCGACTCCCAGACGGGACCCCCGCCGGTAAACATTCGCTAACGGATGTCAGGTTCGCTGAATGGACCCACGCAGGCCACCGTCGGCTGACTGCTCAACCAGCGCGAGGCGACGTCGTTGATCTGATCGACGCTGAGAGCAGCGAGGCGTGCTTCGATTTCGTCGAGCGAGAGCACGCGTCCGTGAACGAGCTGGCTGTGCCCGATCCGGCTCATGCGCGCCCCCGAGTCCTCGAGCCCGAGTGCCATGGCGCCGCGGATGTGACTTCGCGCGCTGTCCAGCTCCGCGGCCGTGATGCCCTTGCGTGCAGTGCGCTCGATCTCTTCGAGGATGAGATCCCGGACCTGGCGGAGGTTCGCTGGTGAGGTGCCCGCGTACACGGCGAGCGCACCCGCACCTTGAAAACCCAGCCGGTACGCGTAGACCGAGTACGCCAAGCCGCGTTCCTCGCGTATCGACTGGAACAGCCGGCTCGACATCCCCCCGCCGAGAACGTGCTCCACGATGCTCATCGCGTGACGTTCTTCGTCGTCGCGGTCGGGCGCCGGCAGCCCTACCGCTATGTGAGCCTGCTCGGTGATCCGGTTCATCACCTGCACGCGAGTGGACGGACGCTCGGGCTTGCGACGCTCGGGCGCCTTGCCCCCGGAGCGCCCGTCGACGCTGGACCGGATCCGGTCGACCAACTCGTCGTGATCGATCAATCCCGCAGCCGCGACGACGATGTTCGCCGGGCGGTAGTGCTCCCTGTGGAACGCCGCGATCTCCTCGCGCGACATGACGCTGATGGTCGACTCATCCCCTATGACCTCGCGTCCCAATGGGTGGTCGGGGAATAGCGCTCCGGCGAGCACGTCGTGGACGAGGTCTGCCGGCTCGTCGGCGTGCATGAGTATCTCTTCGAGTATCACCTGGCGTTCCGACTCGACTTCGTCCGACCGGAACGCCGGCGACCACATGATGTCCGATAGCAGGTCTGCCCCCATGGCCGCGTCCTCCGCGAGAACGCGCACGTAGAAGGTCGTGTACTCCTTCGTCGTGAAAGCGTTCATGTCGCCGCCCACCCGGTCGACCGCCTCCGCGATGCTCCTGGCGCTTCGTTCCTCGGTCCCCTTGAAAAGAAGGTGCTCGAGGAAGTGGGAGGCCCCGGCCTGAGCCGGGGCCTCGTCGACTGATCCCGTTCCCACCCAGAACCCGATGCTCGCGGAACGGACGTCGGGCATCCGCTCCGTGACGATGGTCAGTCCCTCCGGAAGGGACGTGGTGCGAACGGTCACGCGTGGCCGGTCAGGGCCGGCGACGGCGGGGATTGCGGCGCGGGCCGCGGTCACCGCGCTCGGCGCGGTCCCCACCGTTGTCCGCCGGTCCGAGGTCGCCGAAGGCGGCCTGAGCTTCGGCCTCCCAGGTGTCCTCGAACGAGACCTCGCCCGCGGCACCGCCGTCCGCATCCGCCGGCGCACTGCGCGCCGGTGCTTCGGCCAGGGCCGACGCCAGGGAGAGCGACACCTTGCCCTGGGGGTCGATGTCGTCGACGCGGACCTCGATCTCGTCGCCCAGATCGACGACGTCTTCGACCCTGTCGACGCGCTTTCCCTGCCCGAGCTTCGAGATGTGGACGAGGCCGTCCCGACCCGGCAGGATGTTGACGAACGCGCCGAACTTGGTGATGTTCACGACCCTGCCCGTGTACACGGCTCCGACCTCGGCCTTGGGCGGGTCGAGGATCATCTCGATGCGCCGGCGGGCCTCGGCGACAGCTCCGCCGTCCCTGGCACCGATGGTCACCGTCCCGACGATGCCGTCGTCGTCGACTGCGATGTCGGTGCCGGTCTCCTGCTGGATGGCGTTGATCACCTTGCCCTTGGGGCCGATGACCTCGCCGATCTTGTCGAGCGGGATCTCGAGGCTGATGATCTTCGGCGCCGTGTCGCGGACCTCTTCACGCGGCCCCGAGATCGCCTTGGCCATCACGTCGAGGATCTTGAGGCGCGCCTCGCGCGCCTGGCGCAATGCATCCGCGAGTACCGAAGCGGGAAGGCCGTCGATCTTCGTGTCGAGCTGGAGAGCGGTGACGAAGTCCGCCGTGCCGGCGACCTTGAAGTCCATGTCACCGAACGCGTCCTCGGCACCGAGGATGTCGGTCAGGGTGACGTACTCTTCGTCGACCTTGACGAGGCCCATGGCGATGCCGCCCACCGGAGCCTTGATGGGTACTCCGGCGTCCATCAACGACAGGCTCGACGCGCACACCGACGCCATCGAAGTGGATCCGTTGGACGAGAGAACCTCGGACACCAGTCTCAACGCGTAGGGGAACTCATCCACCGGTGGAACGACCGGCAGCAGCGCCCTCTCAGCCAGCAGCCCGTGACCGATCTCGCGCCGCTTCGGGCTTCCTACCCGGCCGGTCTCGCCGTTCGCGTACGGCGGCATGTTGTAGTGGTGCATGTACCTCTTCTTCTCGTCGACCCCGATGGTGTCGAGGAGCTGGTCCATGCGTGGCATGCCGAGAGTGGTGACGTTGAGGACCTGTGTCTCGCCGCGCTGGAAGAGGCCCGAACCGTGCGCCGTCGGAATGATCCCCACTGCAGCCGAGACGGGACGGATGTCCGACGCGCCCCGGCCGTCGATACGGACTCCGCTGCTTGCGATCCGCTGTCGCACGAGCTTCTTCGTGAGCGAGCGGACAGCGGACTTGATCTCCTTCTCGCGACCTTCGAACTCGGTCGACAACTCGGAGACGATCTCGGCCGCGACCTCGTCGGTCGCAGCCTCCCGCTCTGCCTTCGCTGTGATGGTCGTGACCTTGTCGACCCGTTCGGTCCCTACCTCTGCGACGCGCGCTGCCACGTCGTCGCCGTAGTCGACCTGCGCCTCGTAGGCGATCGGAGGGCGCGCCCCGGCTTCTGCGACGAGCCGGCGCTGCAGGTCAATGCTTTCCCGTATCCAGGTCTTGGCGGACTCGAGCCCGTCAGCGATCACCTCTTCGGTGACCTTGGGCGCCCCGGCCTGGTACATGCCCCAGGCCGCGTCGGTGCCACCGGCCTCGACCATCATGATCGCGATGTCACCG from Acidimicrobiales bacterium encodes the following:
- a CDS encoding pitrilysin family protein encodes the protein MTVRTTSLPEGLTIVTERMPDVRSASIGFWVGTGSVDEAPAQAGASHFLEHLLFKGTEERSARSIAEAVDRVGGDMNAFTTKEYTTFYVRVLAEDAAMGADLLSDIMWSPAFRSDEVESERQVILEEILMHADEPADLVHDVLAGALFPDHPLGREVIGDESTISVMSREEIAAFHREHYRPANIVVAAAGLIDHDELVDRIRSSVDGRSGGKAPERRKPERPSTRVQVMNRITEQAHIAVGLPAPDRDDEERHAMSIVEHVLGGGMSSRLFQSIREERGLAYSVYAYRLGFQGAGALAVYAGTSPANLRQVRDLILEEIERTARKGITAAELDSARSHIRGAMALGLEDSGARMSRIGHSQLVHGRVLSLDEIEARLAALSVDQINDVASRWLSSQPTVACVGPFSEPDIR
- a CDS encoding polyribonucleotide nucleotidyltransferase, with translation MAATTEPSTKVSAPLTGTGKVLGFETGLLAHQSQGAVVGRIGDTLVLATANAATSVREGIDFFPLTVDVEERMYAAGKIPGSFFRREGRPTDTAILTARLIDRPLRPSFADGYRNETQVVITVLGADLENPHDVLAINTASAALMLSGIPFDGPIGAVRIAYNSEGEWVAHPTYQQGDSSAFELVVAGREAADGDIAIMMVEAGGTDAAWGMYQAGAPKVTEEVIADGLESAKTWIRESIDLQRRLVAEAGARPPIAYEAQVDYGDDVAARVAEVGTERVDKVTTITAKAEREAATDEVAAEIVSELSTEFEGREKEIKSAVRSLTKKLVRQRIASSGVRIDGRGASDIRPVSAAVGIIPTAHGSGLFQRGETQVLNVTTLGMPRMDQLLDTIGVDEKKRYMHHYNMPPYANGETGRVGSPKRREIGHGLLAERALLPVVPPVDEFPYALRLVSEVLSSNGSTSMASVCASSLSLMDAGVPIKAPVGGIAMGLVKVDEEYVTLTDILGAEDAFGDMDFKVAGTADFVTALQLDTKIDGLPASVLADALRQAREARLKILDVMAKAISGPREEVRDTAPKIISLEIPLDKIGEVIGPKGKVINAIQQETGTDIAVDDDGIVGTVTIGARDGGAVAEARRRIEMILDPPKAEVGAVYTGRVVNITKFGAFVNILPGRDGLVHISKLGQGKRVDRVEDVVDLGDEIEVRVDDIDPQGKVSLSLASALAEAPARSAPADADGGAAGEVSFEDTWEAEAQAAFGDLGPADNGGDRAERGDRGPRRNPRRRRP